A DNA window from Purpureocillium takamizusanense chromosome 9, complete sequence contains the following coding sequences:
- a CDS encoding uncharacterized protein (COG:S~EggNog:ENOG503P7C0~TransMembrane:2 (i89-108o128-148i)), giving the protein MSMSSEDEDEYLSDNLSSGSSDGDESPPRPPSQNYFAPPFYGRPPTPLPPSPSLTSLLRPSRPTTPDASDDDNMAPLPRAAPQVPTYEYYGFVLYLFSSLTFLLWLLWSYLPAPFLLALGIEYYPDRWWALATPAFLVMTLVYIYVALASYNTEMLTVPMASVETMVDGAGKLAVIDSKGRLRPSVSAIAGASGGTGGGGGGGGGGRRERKCDGNGRLRWREIWNEGTDAVLDIPLAGVCEVLYGEGREEGGFDDGT; this is encoded by the coding sequence atgtccatgtcgtcggaagacgaggacgaatACCTCTCCGACAACctgtcgtcgggctcgtcagacggcgacgaatcgccgccgcggccgccgtcgcaaaACTACTTCGCGCCGCCCTTTtacggccggccgccgacgccgcttcCGCCGTCCCCCTCGCTgacgtcgctgctgcggccgtcgcggccgacgacgcccgatgcctcggacgacgacaacatggcgccgctgccgcgggcggcgccccagGTGCCGACGTACGAGTACTACGGCTTCGTGCTGTACCTGTTCAGCAGCCTGACGTTCCTACTATGGCTGCTGTGGAGCTacctgccggcgccgttcctgctggcgctgggcatcGAGTACTACCCGGACCGGTGgtgggcgctggcgacgccggcgttCCTCGTCATGACGCTCGTGTACATTTACGTGGCCCTGGCGTCGTACAACACGGAGATGCTGACGGTGCCCATGGCGAGCGTCGAGACCAtggtcgacggcgcgggcaagcTGGCCGTCATCGACTCCAAGGGCCGGCTGCGCCCGAGCGTGAGCGCGAtcgcgggcgcgagcggcgggactggcggcggcggcggtggcggcggcggcggtaggcGGGAGCGCAAGTGCGACGGCAATGGGCGGCTGCGCTGGCGCGAGATTTGGAACGAGGGGACCGACGCGGTGCTGGATATtccgctggcgggcgtgtgCGAGGTGCTCTAcggcgaggggagggaggagggcggtTTCGACGACGGGACGTGA
- the VPS8 gene encoding Vacuolar protein sorting-associated protein 8 (EggNog:ENOG503NU9R~COG:U~BUSCO:EOG09260EOI) — MSDTEDAPPASGESPGVGETSSPPRDNADADVPQLEGPSSDSGAIGSADGSEQATRNHRDAIREQFEEGSEVSSMDASLVDAVPCRAGSPVDSVTSGPGCSPSVQGSFMSSPGSSVLPSVALRADLRSPTPSFRPFDRRFQSRISSSSSAHTLRPSSPAFLSPHSRNVSLSSNFLLDQAEADTPTPPWEVVRWTRLKKINGQAFSEAGRRNFGAPTCLAISAAIVIGTSKGIILMFDYNQNLKMIIGQGTKAVESGAVTALAISADHTTIAGGHANGSIFTWDTSRAARPFLTIPHLDDAQAQNHTADGHVENVSVIHLGFLGTRHTALVSADDRGMAFSHLATRGTGALGRTVRTTRILGRYPNAPTPAGKPLKPSTVLAFAPLPLGNVEQATDSMGLTAMLTPYLLVIVSTTPVAQTQHKSARPKDVPAHSAMTGCLAWFPAVKLKVPDPVTGSDVSKVKLVYCWSNVLTVLDVDEIPSESKDQPPSLKFKARSRWKCEEAIVAVQWLSRSVLTVLTISQRLIVLEDRSMRMTDAIDLLQKYIYHTDLFSKQLHALVEQLDESDQTMHGVVADAFYMSFKAYKGRIFLLGFNEVSIGALSNWADRLIAMMENGDYLGAIRLATSYYTGDADKLTVGLPEDIKLRHSMVQDKIMEIITASLKYAFGQRQKGSPEADDDHLRQLAETCFVACQAIGTTDYLFDDMYDWYEGADVSGIFHETLEPYILDEAITVVPPGVVKDMVAHYVTKGWESRLEEMICHMQTTTLDLDQVTLHCKQHSLYDALTYVWNQALGDYITPMVDLLSLLLPLMTNGDSTAQTDDYYSVNALKIFPYLSYTLTGRIYPNGEMMEEETAIKAKSEIYWFFFSGKTIEWPAGSGREFLTRSGDESEPAFPYLRMILKFDAPSFLSALNEAFEDGFLNDSPDKQVTGGSRMDMPEEQIFGLTINRQYIITILLDVMNPDDFAREDAIYLDMFIARNLPKFPQYLLFSGSTLSRVLEGLCNYPGEDLADDAQLSAEYLLSVYHPSDMAAMLPLFRQAGFYRILKRTFKVEKQYAKLLTTYFEDPEDQEAVFDCILNCLRPQTGLDSRQSREVRQVIEGHARDLLALSPRRTASTLRHQDAALHRHVIESAQDAPELQHAYLKALLESDRLSDEQSELLDRDLVERYVQLMCKFDPQHVSDYVETVQSTNLRLEVLLPTMEATQVVDAAVVLMARDGQITNAMGRLVKHLHTLESAMQGLLSGGEERSGGGELDIQASAEELLHGLQKYVHVGIWLCQGQTKTSRKSTVVQNESSSSKDGLSPDEALWLTLIDACVQVTKRLSPAILVTASDEEVDEEKLLALLRSLVQHTFTALLTATSSQAHGQSGSKMLSNAGSNLSFLRVLKAFLTQAAASSPNLADLRGVLASIFSAYAYEESILRLSNRLLERSLFVSVNQAVELRQRGWRPRGSTCEACGRRVWGPGVAGGVVFEAWEDKQAMEEAARKDRKARAAARATGKAGESDGKNKGKSLDTRPSSMLMEPDTSSGGKDAPLGPLVVLACRHIYHQSCLDALQERQENGVLGREREYRCPVDG, encoded by the exons ATGTCTGACACAGAAGATGCGCCTccggcgagcggcgagagcCCAGGCGTCGGGGAGACGAGCTCGCCCCCACGCGACaatgccgacgccgatgtCCCCCAGCTCGAGGGGCCCTCGTCTGATTCCGGTGCGATAGGTTCGGCCGACGGCTCCGAGCAAGCCACTCGCAACCACCGCGATGCCATCCGCGAGCAATTCGAGGAGGGGTCCGAAGTGAGCTCCATGGACGCCAGCTTGGTGGACGCCGTGCCGTGTCGAGCCGGCAGCCCAGTCGATTCGGTCACCTCTGGCCCGGGCTGCTCTCCGTCTGTTCAG GGCTCCTTCATGTCCTCTCCCGGAAGCAGTGTCCTGCCGTCGGTAGCCCTGCGAGCCGACCTACGAAGCCCTACGCCGTCCTTCCGACCGTTCGATAGACGCTTCCAGTCCCGCATCTCGAGCTCATCCTCCGCCCACACGCTGCGGCCCTCCTCACCTGCCTTTCTATCCCCGCATAGCCGTAACGTCTCCCTGAGCTCCAACTTCCTGCTCGACCAGGCAGAGGCGGACACGCCTACGCCACCGTGGGAGGTCGTGCGATGGACGAGGCTCAAGAAGATCAACGGCCAGGCCTTCTCCGAAGCTGGCCGTCGCAACTTTGGCGCACCCACCTGCCTTGCTATCTCGGCAGCGATTGTTATAGGAACCTCAAAGGGTATAATCTTAATGTTTGACTACAATCAGAATCTCAAGATGATCATCGGACAAGGCACCAAAG CCGTCGAATCTGGGGCAGTTACCGCACTCGCTATATCTGCGGATCATACCACAATTGCTGGCGGGCATGCCAACGGCAGCATATTTACCTGGGACACCTCCAGGGCAGCACGGCCATTTCTCACCATTCCTCACCTGGACGATGCCCAGGCGCAAAACCATACTGCGGATGGGCACGTGGAGAACGTGTCTGTGATTCATCTGGGCTTCTTGGGGACGCGACATACTGCTCTCGTTTCAGCCGATGACCGAGGGATGGCCTTCTCGCACCTCGCAACAAGGGGCACGGGGGCCCTCGGTCGCACGGtcaggacgacgaggatccTGGGTCGGTACCCCAACGCACCGACTCCCGCTGGGAAGCCGCTCAAGCCGAGCACGGTACTTGCGTttgcgcccctccccctgggAAACGTCGAGCAAGCCACAGACTCGATGGGCCTGACGGCCATGCTCACCCCTTATCTTCTGGTGATTGTCTCTACGACACCAGTTGCTCAGACCCAGCATAAGTCGGCCAGGCCAAAGGACGTTCCAGCCCACAGCGCCATGACGGGTTGCTTAGCCTGGTTTCCCGCTGTCAAGTTAAAGGTTCCCGACCCCGTCACGGGAAGCGACGTGTCCAAGGTGAAGCTTGTCTACTGCTGGTCGAATGTTCTTACCGTgctggacgtggacgagATACCGAGCGAGAGCAAGGAccagccgccctcgctcaAGTTCAAAGCCCGGAGCAGATGGAAGTGCGAAGAAGCCATTGTCGCGGTCCAGTGGCTGAGCCGCTCCGTCTTGACCGTCCTCACCATCTCACAGAGGTTGATCGTGCTGGAAGACAGAAGTATGCGGATgaccgacgccatcgacctTCTGCAAAAGTACATTTACCACACGGATCTGTTCTCCAAGCAGCTACATGCACTGGTGGAACAGCTCGATGAGTCTGACCAGACCATGCACGGCGTCGTAGCCGACGCTTTCTACATGAGCTTTAAGGCGTACAAAGGTAGAATCTTCCTACTCGGGTTTAACGAAGTGTCGATCGGGGCGCTGTCTAACTGGGCGGACCGGCTCATCGCCATGATGGAAAATGGTGACTACCTTGGTGCCATTCGACTAGCTACTTCTTACTATACTGGTGACGCCGATAAGCTCACGGTCGGGCTGCCAGAGGATATAAAGCTGCGACATTCGATGGTACAGGATAAAATCATGGAAATAATCACGGCATCGCTCAAATATGCCTTTGGGCAAAGACAAAAGGGTAGccccgaagccgacgacgatcacTTGCGGCAGCTGGCTGAGACATGTTTTGTCGCATGCCAGGCTATCGGGACAACAGACTATCTCTTCGACGACATGTACGATTGGTACGAGGGCGCCGATGTGAGCGGCATATTCCATGAGACGCTGGAGCCGTATATTCTGGACGAGGCGATAACTGTTGTTCCTCCCGGTGTGGTGAAGGACATGGTCGCCCACTACGTGACCAAGGGCTGGGAGAGCAGACTCGAGGAGATGATTTGCCACATGCAAACAACAACCCTTGACCTAGACCAGGTCACACTTCACTGCAAACAGCACAGCCTTTACGATGCCTTGACGTATGTCTGGAAccaggccctcggcgactACATAACCCCGATGGTCGATCTCCTGAGTCTCCTGCTGCCGTTGATGACAAACGGGGATAGCACCGCACAGACCGACGACTACTACAGTGTCAACGCGCTCAAGATCTTTCCATACCTCTCTTACACCTTGACAGGGAGGATATACCCGAACGGAGAAATGATGGAAGAGGAGACGGCGATTAAAGCCAAATCCGAGATCTACTggttcttcttctccggGAAAACCATCGAGTGGCcagcgggcagcgggcgcgAGTTCTTGACTCGATCAGGAGACGAGTCAGAACCGGCGTTCCCATATCTGCGCATGATTCTCAAGTTCGACGCGCccagcttcttgagcgcgCTAAACGAGGCGTTCGAGGACGGTTTCCTCAACGACTCTCCTGACAAGCAGGTCACTGGCGGTTCGCGGATGGACATGCCAGAGGAGCAGATCTTCGGGTTGACCATCAATCGCCAGtacatcatcaccatcttGCTTGACGTCATGAATCCGGACGACTTTGCTCGAGAGGACGCCATCTACCTGGACATGTTCATTGCGCGAAATTTGCCAAAGTTTCCGCAGTACCTCCTCTTCTCTGGATCGACTTTATCCAGAGTTCTTGAGGGGCTGTGCAACTATCccggcgaggacctcgcgGACGACGCTCAGCTCAGCGCAGAGTATCTGTTGTCGGTGTATCACCCATCagacatggcggcgatgctaCCTCTCTTCAGACAGGCTGGCTTCTATCGCATCTTGAAGCGCACTTTCAAAGTCGAGAAACAATACGCCAAACTTTTGACCACCTACTTTGAGGACCCCGAAGACCAAGAGGCCGTTTTCGACTGCATCTTGAACTGCCTCCGGCCACAGACAGGTTTGGATAGTAGACAAAGCAGAGAGGTGCGGCAAGTGATTGAGGGGCACGCACGAGACCTCTTGGCCCTCAGCCCGAGGAGAACGGCAAGCACATTGAGGCACCAAGATGCAGCTCTCCACCGACACGTAATTGAGTCGGCACAGGACgcgccggagctgcagcacgcCTACTTAAAGGCCTTGCTAGAATCCGATCGTCTATCGGACGAGCAAAGCGAGCTGTTGGATCGAGATTTGGTGGAACGCTACGTCCAACTCATGTGCAAGTTCGACCCGCAGCACGTGTCCGACTACGTCGAAACGGTTCAGTCTACAAATCTCCGGTTGGAAGTCCTGCTGCCAACCATGGAGGCCACGCAAGTTGTCGATGCTGCTGTCGTACTCATGGCCCGCGACGGGCAGATAACGAATGCCATGGGGCGGCTGGTCAAGCATCTGCACACTCTCGAATCTGCGATGCAAGGCCTattgagcggcggcgaggagcgaagtggtggtggcgaaCTTGACATTCAAGCGTCGGCCGAAGAGCTTCTGCACGGCTTGCAAAAGTATGTCCACGTCGGTATTTGGCTCTGCCAGGGCCAGACCAAAACGTCTAGGAAGAGCACAGTCGTTCAAAACGAGTCATCGTCATCTAAGGACGGTCTGTCACCAGACGAGGCTCTCTGGCTGACGCTGATTGACGCCTGCGTCCAAGTCACGAAACGCCTGTCGCCGGCCATACTAGTCACGGCCAGTGACGAGGAAGTCGACGAGGAAAAGTTACTCGCGCTGCTTCGTTCGTTGGTTCAGCATACCTTCACGGCGCTTCTGACGGCGACGTCCAGCCAGGCACATGGCCAGTCGGGCAGCAAGATGCTGTCCAATGCGGGCTCGAATCTATCCTTTCTACGTGTCCTAAAGGCGTTTCTCACCCAGGctgccgcatcgtcgcccaacCTGGCTGATCTCCGCGGGGTCCTGGCTTCTATCTTCTCGGCCTATGCGTATGAGGAATCGATCTTGCGTCTGTCGAACCGCCTCCTGGAGCGAAGTCTTTTTGTCAGTGTCAACCAAGCCGTCGAGCTGAGACAGCGTGGCTGGCGACCGCGAGGATCTACGTGTGAAGCATGCGGGAGGCGGGTCTGGGGGccgggcgtcgcgggcggcgtcgtcttcgaaGCCTGGGAGGACAAGcaggccatggaggaggcggcgaggaaggaTAGGAAAGcacgggctgcggcgagggccacgggcaaggcgggcgagTCTGACGGCAAGAATAAGGGCAAGAGCCTCGacacgcggccgtcgagcatGCTCATGGAACCTGACAcgtcgagcggcggcaaggaTGCACCCTTGGGCCCGCTCGTCGTGCTGGCCTGTCGGCACATCTACCATCAGAGTTGCCTGGATGCGCTGCAGGAGAGGCAAGAGAATGGGGTGCTGGGGCGGGAGCGAGAGTACAGATGCCCCGTTGATGGATAG
- a CDS encoding uncharacterized protein (COG:S~EggNog:ENOG503P2FM) — translation MSSIGPQLPPHLSKRKRTPDDDGTNDRADARSDSPSGKLPLREDPASHANADEIGLDDDDDDSSDDGMGPSAPPTARRQQQQSRPPVVGPSLPPSAASANRDEIGLSDSDSDTGPAPPPPAAAAATATASALSRPVPRGQSPARPTPPSAAAPKPQGDAPSNADSDSDSDSDSDDGYGPALPSATTKRANAIGPSMPPVEAAPQRDDWMLAPPTSSGYTERDPTRMRSRKFASKPSTQQPPSSSSASGGVSSIWTETPEEKLRRLQDAVLGRSGDGGGGAAAAAEQQRNVEQEERDRRIAGSIEAQRGGSLYDEHSKKRRKDGVAKGEEEDDPSKRAFDKEKDMALGGKIGTAQRRELVTKAANFGGRFQKGSYL, via the coding sequence ATGTCCTCCATAGGCCCGCAGCTTCCGCCACACCTCTCCAAACGCAAGCgcacgcccgacgacgacggcaccaaCGACCGTGCCGATGCGCGCAGCGACTCTCCCAGCGGCAAGCTTCCCCTTCGCGAGGACCCCGCGTCGCACGCCAACGCGGATGAAATAggcctcgatgacgacgacgacgattcgtcggacgacggcatggggccgagcgcgccgcccaccgcgcggcggcagcagcagcagtccagaccccccgtcgtcgggcccTCGCTCCCACCGTCCGCCGCGAGCGCAAATCGGGACGAGATAGGCCTCTCCGACTCGGACTCTGATaccggccccgcgccgccaccacctgctgctgctgctgctactgctactgcgTCCGCGTTGTCTCGTCCTGTCCCTCGAGGTCAATCACCGGCGCGACCTACGCCcccgtcagcagcagcacccaaACCGCAAGGCGACGCGCCATCAAACGcggactcggactcggactcggactcggactcggacgacggcTACGGCCCCGCcctgccctcggcgacgaccaagcgcgccaacgccatcggCCCGTCCATGCCCCccgtcgaagccgccccTCAGCGCGACGACTGgatgctcgcgccgcccacctcgaGCGGCTACACGGAGCGTGACCCGACGCGCATGCGCAGCCGCAAATTCGCCTCCAAGCCCTCCACGCAGCAgccgccttcatcgtcatcagcGTCCGGCGGCGTCTCCTCAATATGGACCGAGACGCCAGAGGAGAAGCTCCGCCGGCTGCAGGATGCAGTCCTCGGCCGCTCaggtgacggtggtggaggtgcggcggcggcagcggagcaGCAGAGGAACgtggagcaggaggagcgcgaccGTCGCATCGCGGGCAGCATCGAGGCCCAGCGTGGAGGGAGCCTATACGACGAGCACAGCAAGAAGCGCAGGAAGGACGGCGTGGcaaagggcgaggaggaggacgaccCGAGCAAGAGGGCGTTTGACAAGGAAAAGGACATGGCGCTGGGGGGCAAGATTGGCACGGCGCAGAGGAGGGAGCTGGTgaccaaggcggccaacTTTGGCGGACGCTTCCAAAAGGGCTCGTATCTCTAA